One Gimesia aquarii DNA segment encodes these proteins:
- a CDS encoding STAS domain-containing protein: protein MPADYPPEIVKEGQVTVVALGPEYENLDEPRLDALTEVLLQVAETASPPVVVLDLSHTLFFGSAFIEVIFRMWNRLNHRDGGRFCICGLSEYCTEVLQVTHLDKLWETYANRDEAIKALNS, encoded by the coding sequence ATGCCTGCCGATTATCCACCAGAAATAGTCAAAGAGGGTCAAGTCACTGTAGTGGCCTTGGGGCCAGAGTACGAGAATCTGGATGAACCAAGACTCGATGCGTTGACAGAGGTACTATTACAAGTTGCTGAAACCGCATCACCTCCAGTAGTAGTGCTAGATCTTTCGCATACACTGTTTTTTGGGTCTGCCTTTATTGAAGTCATCTTTAGAATGTGGAATCGCCTCAATCACCGAGATGGCGGACGATTTTGTATTTGTGGCCTCAGCGAATATTGTACAGAAGTTTTGCAGGTAACCCATCTTGATAAGCTCTGGGAAACCTATGCAAATAGAGATGAAGCCATTAAAGCATTGAACTCGTAA
- a CDS encoding endonuclease/exonuclease/phosphatase family protein, whose protein sequence is MKTVNMSLQKSENKTNFEKKISDQNLLIFMKGPQFWLSRIFILSLSTFLVLALMIRLTIRDSGGVISTLIYYMTPLILLSFGAAILFVLSWRAGWHRIAFVWLMLSIITGIWCANTQFQRNNLQIESKEVNRSIRRIAFWNIGDRLWGMDAVLDELRNLDADLIGLVEAGPGSAEMKQFWLNSFPDHPHQVVKNGFVCLSRVPITHHSSGTLSEMGKYEQLSLKPDQGAKAELSVYLVDIKSNVLKSRKEALVALAKLISETNDQPVFVLGDFNTPSDSVHFQPLRRFLKNSFEVAGDGYMATWPLPLPVLDLDSIWVNDQIGVSHCENRWTWVSDHRPVLTEVFLK, encoded by the coding sequence GTGAAAACGGTCAATATGAGTCTCCAAAAATCTGAGAATAAGACAAACTTTGAGAAGAAAATCTCAGATCAGAATTTACTAATATTCATGAAGGGGCCACAATTCTGGCTGTCTAGAATTTTCATTCTCAGCCTCTCTACGTTTTTAGTTTTGGCGTTAATGATTCGGTTAACGATTCGTGATTCCGGAGGTGTAATATCAACATTAATTTATTATATGACACCGCTAATTTTACTAAGTTTTGGAGCGGCGATACTTTTTGTTTTATCCTGGCGCGCTGGTTGGCATCGAATTGCTTTCGTCTGGCTTATGCTATCTATTATTACGGGGATTTGGTGTGCGAACACTCAATTTCAGCGCAACAACTTACAGATAGAATCAAAAGAAGTAAATCGTTCAATAAGACGGATTGCTTTTTGGAATATTGGAGATCGATTGTGGGGCATGGATGCGGTTTTAGATGAGTTAAGAAATTTGGATGCTGATCTCATCGGTCTAGTGGAAGCAGGACCTGGTTCAGCTGAAATGAAACAGTTTTGGCTGAATTCATTTCCCGATCATCCTCATCAAGTTGTAAAGAATGGCTTTGTGTGCTTATCCAGAGTGCCCATTACACATCATAGTTCAGGCACACTTAGTGAGATGGGGAAGTATGAACAACTGAGCTTGAAACCAGATCAGGGGGCAAAAGCCGAATTATCGGTTTATCTTGTAGACATTAAGAGCAATGTATTGAAATCAAGAAAGGAAGCACTAGTCGCATTGGCGAAATTAATTTCTGAAACAAACGATCAACCTGTTTTCGTACTAGGGGACTTTAATACTCCCAGTGATTCAGTTCACTTTCAACCTTTAAGAAGGTTTTTAAAAAATTCTTTTGAAGTTGCTGGAGACGGCTATATGGCAACTTGGCCTTTGCCTCTGCCCGTTCTCGACCTCGACAGTATTTGGGTGAACGATCAGATTGGTGTCAGTCATTGCGAAAATAGATGGACTTGGGTATCTGACCATCGTCCTGTGTTGACTGAAGTCTTTCTGAAGTAG
- a CDS encoding S1C family serine protease has translation MNLQKTPQGSGSGFIWDRKGHIVTNFHVIQKADEVSVTLADNSTWKATYVGFAPSKDLAVLKINAPSEQLRPIKVGASTDLQVGQTVLAIGNPFGLDQTLTIGIISGLGREIISVTGRSIRNVIQTDAAINPGNSGGPLLDSSGLLIGMNTAIYSSSHVYAGIGYAVPVDLVNRFVPQLIRYGVIQIPSLNFTGVDDFLTRRLRLNNLLPRDSHGVMVRNVIPGGAADLAGLEAIRLDNKGNLVLGDLIMQVDQMPISDANDLLDALESHKVGDEVTLIVLRNNQKIKLSTKLQEWKNEQ, from the coding sequence ATGAACCTTCAAAAAACCCCACAGGGTTCAGGAAGTGGGTTTATCTGGGATCGTAAGGGGCACATTGTAACGAACTTCCACGTAATACAGAAAGCGGATGAAGTATCAGTTACGTTGGCAGACAATAGCACCTGGAAGGCAACTTATGTGGGATTCGCGCCCTCTAAAGATCTGGCGGTTTTAAAGATTAACGCACCCAGTGAGCAATTAAGACCAATTAAAGTAGGGGCTTCCACAGATCTTCAGGTGGGCCAAACAGTTCTAGCTATCGGTAACCCTTTTGGTCTAGATCAAACACTAACAATCGGAATTATTAGTGGCTTGGGGCGAGAAATTATCTCAGTCACAGGTAGGTCTATTAGAAATGTCATTCAAACTGATGCTGCAATCAATCCTGGAAATTCAGGTGGCCCGTTACTTGATAGTTCCGGTCTTTTAATAGGGATGAATACCGCTATCTATAGTTCTTCTCATGTTTATGCAGGAATTGGATACGCAGTGCCCGTCGATCTGGTGAATCGATTTGTTCCTCAGTTGATACGTTACGGTGTAATTCAGATTCCCAGTTTGAACTTTACCGGGGTTGATGATTTTTTGACTCGAAGACTTAGGCTAAATAATCTATTACCGAGAGATTCGCATGGAGTCATGGTAAGAAATGTGATTCCGGGAGGAGCCGCTGATTTAGCTGGTCTGGAGGCAATCAGATTAGATAATAAAGGGAATTTGGTGCTCGGCGACTTAATTATGCAAGTAGATCAAATGCCAATTTCTGATGCGAATGATTTATTGGATGCCTTAGAATCACATAAGGTCGGTGATGAAGTGACTCTAATCGTTTTGCGAAATAATCAAAAAATCAAGTTGTCAACGAAATTACAAGAGTGGAAAAACGAACAATAA
- a CDS encoding PQQ-binding-like beta-propeller repeat protein: MRSIRLFCLVFCLISGFGLSQIDAAIFSGIIQSISEDQKRVVIKSSQGKEKSFLIPDSIPTTFNGKKTKFDQFKVGQRATVFTSASGTITRFSVRNSTNRSATKSKPKPRVSKRKKEVQMKDQFGSANQGNAPQAWTQFRGPGRANISAETGLLKDWNQAPPKLLWTARGLGEGYSSVSLSGNLLFTMGTKSNEEVVIALDVNTGEIVWSQSNGSIFKDGQGNGPRSTPTIDGNVLYALGANGDLSCMTTRDGNVEWTKNILQEFNASNIVWGISESPLIDGEKLICSPGGQGAAMVALNKQNGATIWKAAVPGNPKAAYSSAIIVNVGGVKQYVNFTHDGIMGVNAKTGTPLWGNNRAANKTANCSAPLFSARNNAIFYASGYGTGGALLKLSASQNRATAQLGFFTQDMKNHHGGMVVVDGFVYGSSDPGVLTCINLSNGETVWQNRSVGKGALTCADGHIYMRSEAGPIALVELSPKAYVEKGRFNQPQRSGKPAWPHPVVADGKLFLRDQDSLLCYDLRSK; this comes from the coding sequence ATGCGGTCGATTCGTCTCTTTTGTCTGGTGTTTTGTCTGATTTCAGGATTTGGGTTGTCTCAGATTGATGCTGCTATTTTTAGTGGAATTATTCAATCGATTTCTGAGGACCAAAAACGAGTGGTTATCAAATCATCTCAAGGTAAAGAAAAAAGTTTTTTAATCCCAGATTCAATTCCCACAACGTTCAACGGCAAAAAAACAAAATTTGATCAGTTTAAGGTGGGGCAAAGAGCGACAGTTTTTACTTCAGCCTCTGGAACAATTACTCGATTTTCAGTAAGGAATAGCACAAATCGTAGTGCTACAAAATCAAAACCGAAGCCACGTGTGAGTAAACGCAAAAAAGAAGTGCAGATGAAAGATCAGTTTGGATCTGCCAATCAAGGGAATGCGCCTCAAGCATGGACGCAGTTTCGTGGTCCGGGACGAGCAAACATTTCGGCAGAGACAGGCTTGTTAAAAGACTGGAATCAGGCTCCACCCAAATTACTGTGGACTGCCCGTGGTTTGGGAGAAGGATACTCTTCCGTTTCACTCAGTGGTAATCTGCTATTTACTATGGGAACCAAGTCAAATGAAGAAGTGGTCATTGCCCTTGACGTAAATACGGGAGAAATAGTCTGGTCTCAGTCAAATGGTTCTATTTTTAAAGATGGACAGGGAAATGGCCCCCGCTCGACTCCAACCATTGATGGTAACGTTTTATATGCGTTAGGCGCAAATGGAGATCTCTCCTGCATGACAACCAGAGACGGGAACGTGGAATGGACCAAAAATATTCTTCAAGAATTCAATGCGAGTAATATCGTGTGGGGTATTAGTGAATCTCCGTTAATTGATGGCGAAAAATTGATCTGTTCTCCCGGCGGTCAGGGAGCAGCTATGGTGGCACTAAATAAGCAGAATGGTGCTACGATTTGGAAAGCGGCTGTTCCCGGTAATCCTAAAGCTGCTTACTCATCTGCCATCATTGTGAATGTTGGAGGTGTCAAACAATATGTCAACTTCACTCATGATGGAATCATGGGAGTTAACGCCAAAACAGGAACACCTTTATGGGGAAATAATCGTGCAGCAAATAAAACGGCGAACTGCTCTGCCCCACTTTTCTCCGCTCGTAACAACGCAATTTTTTATGCCTCAGGCTATGGAACCGGTGGTGCTCTGCTCAAATTATCTGCTTCACAAAATCGTGCGACTGCTCAGTTAGGGTTCTTCACCCAAGACATGAAAAACCACCATGGTGGTATGGTGGTAGTAGATGGGTTCGTTTATGGGTCAAGTGATCCAGGTGTGCTTACTTGTATCAATTTATCAAATGGAGAAACAGTTTGGCAGAATCGATCTGTTGGTAAAGGGGCACTTACTTGTGCTGATGGTCATATCTATATGCGGAGTGAAGCAGGCCCGATTGCCTTAGTTGAGCTCAGTCCCAAAGCATATGTAGAAAAAGGGCGGTTCAACCAACCTCAACGGAGTGGAAAGCCTGCTTGGCCTCATCCTGTTGTAGCCGATGGGAAATTATTTTTACGTGATCAGGATTCACTTTTATGTTATGACTTACGTAGTAAATAA
- a CDS encoding RidA family protein: protein MSQTPEERIQELGHSLPSPPQAVGSYIPATQFGNVIVTSGQLPFIGSELMFKGKIGDQLHEDDGSNAASLCLLNALAQVKSVTGELSKITKLIRLEGYVHSAPGFDRQPYILNAASQLLTDIFGDIGKHTRVALGISEMPLNAAVQLALWVEIKE, encoded by the coding sequence ATGAGCCAAACTCCGGAAGAACGCATCCAGGAACTGGGACATTCCTTACCATCTCCACCGCAAGCTGTTGGATCATATATTCCGGCTACACAGTTTGGAAATGTGATTGTGACGAGTGGTCAGCTCCCTTTTATTGGTTCCGAACTCATGTTTAAGGGAAAAATTGGTGACCAACTTCATGAAGATGATGGTTCCAACGCAGCCAGCTTGTGCCTTTTGAATGCCTTAGCTCAAGTTAAATCTGTTACCGGCGAACTGTCAAAGATTACTAAACTGATTCGATTAGAGGGATATGTACATTCTGCTCCCGGATTTGATCGACAACCCTATATACTGAATGCTGCATCTCAGCTTTTGACAGACATATTTGGCGATATAGGAAAACACACTCGTGTGGCTTTGGGGATTTCTGAAATGCCATTGAATGCTGCCGTTCAATTAGCCCTCTGGGTCGAAATCAAGGAATAG
- a CDS encoding PQQ-binding-like beta-propeller repeat protein, protein MPSPEILFNWMYVFSSHAFQIRITCICLALIINPGLVIGQLPKVTPGGSKSNTIIPTEEPEEKATQSQQKGTWTSFLGNHRNGISDETGHNLNWNQHRPTVLWRVPLGGGFSSIVVAEGRIWTMATHLNNDYVVCFDAHTGKKLWSTLAAPTYLDRQRQARGPRSTPTYQAGKLYCLLPAGDLLCLDSASGKVTWRVNIFQISGAQRQEQKTIYYWGMSASPLIEGDLVILQPGGSKNNSVIAVNKNTGKLVWAAGSDSPGYGSPIVIEAEDQRQLIVPTGQSVLSLTPDKGDLLWRIVWGNKYNCNCATPIWNEDSLFISSAYGTGCMRFALTTQNEQIRPISRWKNLALQNQFATSIIKDGYIYGPHGDLATVTYRCLDMQRGKVQWISRRVGKCTQIAVQDHIICLTEQGTLILIEANPTEYREKGKLTGLLSFKAWAHPAIADKRLYIRDEKRLICIDLKQK, encoded by the coding sequence ATGCCTTCTCCAGAAATCTTATTTAACTGGATGTACGTTTTTAGTTCACATGCATTTCAAATAAGAATAACCTGTATTTGCCTTGCCTTAATAATAAACCCGGGCCTTGTAATCGGGCAACTTCCTAAGGTCACTCCTGGTGGTTCTAAATCAAATACAATAATCCCCACGGAAGAACCTGAGGAAAAAGCAACACAGTCTCAACAGAAAGGAACCTGGACTTCCTTTCTTGGGAATCACCGTAATGGAATTTCAGACGAAACCGGGCACAATTTAAACTGGAATCAGCATCGTCCTACCGTTCTCTGGAGGGTCCCCCTGGGAGGCGGTTTTTCTTCGATCGTGGTTGCCGAGGGTCGTATTTGGACTATGGCGACACATCTAAATAATGATTATGTCGTTTGTTTTGATGCACACACAGGAAAAAAACTATGGTCTACCTTGGCCGCTCCGACTTACCTTGATAGACAAAGACAAGCACGTGGACCACGATCAACGCCAACATATCAAGCAGGCAAATTATACTGTCTCTTACCAGCGGGTGATTTACTATGCCTCGACAGCGCTTCTGGAAAAGTCACATGGAGAGTGAATATTTTCCAGATCAGTGGTGCCCAAAGACAAGAACAGAAAACAATTTATTACTGGGGCATGTCAGCTTCACCTCTCATCGAAGGAGATCTAGTGATTCTCCAACCAGGCGGATCCAAAAACAACTCCGTGATTGCCGTTAATAAAAATACCGGAAAATTGGTTTGGGCTGCTGGAAGTGATTCCCCTGGCTATGGCTCTCCGATCGTGATTGAAGCTGAAGATCAAAGACAACTCATCGTCCCTACCGGCCAATCTGTTCTCTCACTTACTCCTGACAAGGGAGATCTGCTCTGGAGAATTGTCTGGGGAAATAAATATAACTGTAACTGCGCCACACCGATCTGGAATGAAGACTCGCTATTTATTTCCTCTGCGTATGGAACTGGTTGTATGCGATTTGCGTTAACTACGCAGAATGAACAAATTCGCCCTATTTCACGCTGGAAAAACCTTGCACTTCAAAATCAATTTGCCACAAGTATTATTAAGGATGGATATATTTATGGTCCACATGGAGACTTGGCTACTGTTACATATCGCTGCCTTGATATGCAACGCGGAAAAGTGCAATGGATCTCCAGGCGAGTAGGAAAGTGCACACAAATCGCTGTGCAAGACCACATAATTTGTCTCACAGAGCAGGGGACACTGATTTTAATTGAAGCGAATCCAACTGAGTATCGTGAAAAAGGAAAACTCACTGGACTACTCAGCTTTAAAGCTTGGGCGCATCCAGCAATTGCAGACAAAAGGCTTTATATTCGAGACGAAAAAAGGCTCATCTGCATTGACCTTAAACAAAAATAG
- a CDS encoding Flp family type IVb pilin, whose protein sequence is MLNKIRTQSQKWKQKVRGAVFVEYLLLLTIIGIGAIAGLTTLRSALINELMDLANAINAINS, encoded by the coding sequence GTGTTAAACAAAATCCGGACACAATCACAAAAGTGGAAACAAAAAGTCCGCGGTGCTGTATTTGTTGAATATCTGCTGCTGCTTACTATCATTGGAATTGGTGCGATTGCTGGTCTCACTACACTGCGTAGTGCATTGATCAATGAATTAATGGATTTAGCAAACGCAATCAATGCAATCAATTCCTGA